One window of the Salvia splendens isolate huo1 chromosome 1, SspV2, whole genome shotgun sequence genome contains the following:
- the LOC121756997 gene encoding U3 small nucleolar RNA-associated protein 21 homolog isoform X1, whose translation MGIFEPFRAIGYITTPVPFSVQRLGTETFVTVSVGKAFQIYNCAKLNLVLVGPQLPKKIRALASYRDYTFAAYGCNIAVFKRAHQVATWESHNAKINHLLLFGEHVLSLDVKGNMFIWAFKGITENNSPFGHISLGNKFTPSCIMHPDTYLNKVIVGSQEGSLQLWNISTKKKLYEFKSWSSAISCCVSSPALDVVAVGCSDGKIHVHNIRYDEEVVTFSQSTRGSVTALSFSTDGQPLLASGGSSGVISIWNLEKRRLHSVIGEAHDCSIVSLHFLANEPVLMSSSADNSIKMWIFDTSDGDARLLRFRSGHSAPPKCIRFYSNGRHILSAGQDRAFRLFSVIQDQQSRELSQRHVSKRAKKLKLKETEIKLKPVIAFDVAEIRERDWCNVVTCHMDTAQAFVWRLQNFVIGEHILSPCPQNPTPVKACAISACGNFAVVGTAAGWIERFNLQSGISRGSYVDMSEGRSCAHNGEVVGVSCDSTNTVMISAGLNGDVKVWNFKGRELKSRWEIGCPVVKIVYHRYNGLLATVADDLVIRLFDVVALRMVRKFEGHTDRITDACFSEDGKWLMTSSMDGTLRIWDVILARQIDAIHVDVSVTALSLSPNMDVLATTHVDQNGVYLWVNQAMFSAPSKSGAHGSGKDIVNVNLPSISTGNSLDSNSEEADKSSPQEVPDVPLSTPGHEQIPDLVTLSMLPKSQWQSLINLDIIKARNKPIEPPKKPEKAPFFLPSIPSLSGEIVFKTRESAEGDKDSQAGETKSRKIKADSPVSEFLQFLQHSTEEKDFAAFTEYIKGLSSSTLDMELRMLQIVDEDDSDQESSNRPEIHFIGLLLDYFTQEISCRNNFEFIQAMIRLFLKIHGESVRCQPILQEKAEKLLHIQTAVWQKIDKLFQSTRCMVTFLSNSQF comes from the exons ATGGGGATTTTCGAGCCTTTTCGAGCAATTGGATACATAACCACTCCAGTGCCCTTCTCCGTACAGCGTCTCGGCACCGAAACCTTTGTCACCGTTAGCGTCGGCAAGGCTTTTCAAATATACAAC TGCGCGAAGCTCAATTTAGTACTCGTTG GGCCACAACTACCAAAGAAAATACGAGCTTTGGCTTCGTATCGGGACTACACATTTGCTGCGTATGGATGTAATATTGCTGTTTTTAAACGTGCTCATCAG GTTGCAACATGGGAAAGCCATAATGCTAAGATTAATCACTTGCTACTTTTTGGTGAACATGTCTTAAGCCTTGATGTAAAAGGCAATATGTTCATCTGGGCATTTAAAGGCATAACTGAGAATAATTCTCCGTTTGGTCATATTTCACTCGGAAACAAGTTCACACCAAGCTGCATTATGCATCCAGATACTTATCTGAACAAG GTAATTGTTGGAAGTCAGGAAGGTTCTCTGCAACTATGGAATATTAGCACAAAGAAAAAACTTTATGAATTCAAAAGCTGGAGTTCAGCCATATCCTGTTGTGTTTCATCTCCTGCCCTAGATGTTGTTGCTGTTGGCTGTTCTGATGGAAAGATTCACGTCCACAATATACGATATGATGAAGAAGTGGTTACTTTCTCTCAATCTACTAGAGGTTCAGTGACTGCTCTATCTTTCAGCACTGATGGACAGCCACTTCTAGCATCTGGTGGTTCATCTGGTGTCATAAGCATATGGAATCTTGAAAAGAGGAGGCTCCATTCTGTTATTGGAGAGGCCCATGATTGCTCAATAGTTTCTCTTCACTTTCTTGCAAACGAGCCTGTGTTGATGAGTTCATCAGCTGACAACTCTATAAAAATGTGGATTTTTGACACTAGTGATGGGGACGCCCGTCTTCTACGATTTAGAAGTGGGCATAGTGCACCCCCAAAGTGTATCAGATTCTATTCTAATGGACGACACATCCTCTCAGCAGGACAGGATCGTGCCTTTCGGCTGTTCTCTGTCATCCAGGATCAACAGAGCAGAGAACTTTCTCAACGCCATGTATCAAAAAGAGCAAAAAAGCTCAAGCTGAAGGAAACTGAAATAAAACTCAAGCCTGTTATCGCATTTGATGTTGCTGAAATCAGGGAACGTGATTGGTGCAATGTGGTCACATGTCATATGGATACTGCTCAAGCCTTTGTCTGGAGGCTTCAAAATTTCGTGATTGGTGAACACATCCTGTCACCATGCCCACAGAACCCAACACCAGTTAAGGCCTGTGCTATCAGTGCATGTGGCAATTTTGCAGTTGTAGGGACTGCAGCCGGTTGGATTGAGCGATTTAACCTGCAGTCAGGTATTAGTCGAGGCAGTTATGTTGATATGTCAGAAGGCAGGTCCTGTGCCCACAATGGTGAAGTGGTTGGCGTGTCTTGTGATTCAACCAATACAGTCATGATAAGTGCTGGTTTGAATGGTGATGTAAAAGTTTGGAATTTTAAAGGACGTGAATTGAAGTCCAGATGGGAAATAGGTTGCCCAGTTGTCAAGATTGTCTATCACCGTTACAATGGTCTTCTGGCTACAGTGGCAGATGACTTAGTTATCCGCTTATTTGATGTTGTTGCACTGAGGATGGTTCGTAAGTTTGAAGGTCACACGGATCGTATAACTGATGCATGCTTTAGTGAGGATGGGAAATGGCTAATGACCTCCAGCATGGATGGGACTCTAAGGATTTGGGATGTAATCCTAGCTAGACAAATAGATGCTATACATGTTGATGTGTCTGTGACAGCGCTGTCTCTTTCCCCAAATATGGATGTCTTAGCTACGACTCATGTTGATCAGAATGGTGTTTACTTGTGGGTGAATCAGGCAATGTTTTCTGCCCCTAGTAAATCTGGTGCCCATGGGAGTGGCAAAGATATTGTGAACGTCAATCTACCATCCATCTCAACTGGGAATTCCTTGGATTCCAACTCTGAGGAAGCTGACAAGTCAAGCCCTCAGGAAGTGCCAGATGTTCCTCTCTCCACACCTGGACATGAACAAATACCCGATCTTGTCACCCTCTCAATGTTGCCTAAGAGTCAGTGGCAAAGCTTGATCAATCTAGATATCATAAAAGCTAGGAACAAACCAATTGAGCCACCAAAAAAGCCAGAAAAGGCCCCTTTTTTCTTGCCATCAATTCCATCCCTGTCTGGAGAGATTGTGTTCAAAACTAGAGAATCTGCTGAAGGTGATAAGGATTCTCAAGCTGGTGAAACAAAAAGCAGAAAGATCAAAGCTGACAGTCCGGTATCTGAGTTCTTACAATTCCTTCAACACTCTACAGAGGAAAAAGATT TCGCAGCATTTACAGAATATATCAAAGGTTTATCATCTTCGACTTTGGACATGGAACTTAGGATGCTTCAGATTGTAGACGAGGATGACAGTGACCAAGAGTCCAGCAACAGACCAGAAATTCATTTCATTGGACTTCTGCTAGATTATTTTACACAAGAAATTTCATGCAGAAACAATTTCGAGTTTATACAGGCTATGATCCGGTTATTCTTAAAG ATCCACGGTGAAAGCGTACGCTGCCAGCCTATTTTACAGGAAAAGGCAGAGAAGCTTCTTCACATTCAAACCGCAGTATGGCAGAAGATAGATAAGTTGTTTCAGAGCACGAGGTGTATGGTTACATTCCTCAGCAACTCACAATTTTGA
- the LOC121792819 gene encoding serine/threonine-protein phosphatase 7 long form homolog: MDCGKSMKVDNELITALIERWRPETHTFHLSIGEATVTLEDMQAIWALRADGRVFTDTNTETKKDGLLMTALINQTRIPLGDDLPTYVYIQRALIHVLILLGGFILPDTTGCKVPFMWLNAFEDPDEVQNISWGSAALSYLYHYLCEASMDKRKELGGPMMLLQLWAWERMPTLSPSLIGALVHEPYTPCGARWKGTTQIGNAPRYSVEHYRDQISLVRPDQFLWTPYAHCILPDYCSDVNGCSLCDTYLDIPQFVDRMLKNADHLGKNDRRGKKGNNWENTHQFYIGEWDMRYERFQATEDAATMSMNIPMSPGYMAWYNKITVTYLTQPGVRSTAGMNESASSTRLLVEGFQQVWHLTTEEEMDPRMRQI; this comes from the exons atGGATTGTGGGAAGTCGATGAAGGTCGACAATGAGCTTATCACGGCTttgattgagcgttggaggccggAGACACACACTTTCCATCTATCGATTGGAGAGGCGACGGTGACCTTAGAAGATATGCAAGCCATTTGGGCCTTGAGAGCAGACGGTCGCGTTTTCACAG aTACAAACACAGAGACAAAGAAAGACGGTTTGCTGATGACCGCTCTGATCAACCAAACGAGGATACCTTTGGGTGATGACCTACCTACATATGTATACATCCAAAGGGCACTTATCCATGTCCTAATTTTGTTAGGAGGATTCATTCTACCGGACACCACGGGGTGTAAGGTTCCTTTTATGTGGTTGAATGCATTTGAGGATCCGGACGAGGTACAGAATATTAGTTGGGGAAGTGCGGCTTTGTCGTACCTGTATCATTATCTGTGCGAGGCTTCCATGGATAAGAGGAAAGAGTTGGGTGGGCCTATGATGCTTCTGCAgctatgggcgtgggaaagaatgcccacattAAGCCCGTCGCTCATAGGAGCGCTCGTGCACGAACCATATACGCCATGCGGCGCCAG gtGGAAAGGAACTACGCAAATAGGAAATGCTCCTAGATATTCGGTTGAGCATTACCGTGATCAAATATCCCTGGTCAGACCTGACCAG TTTCTGTGGACGCCATATGCACATTGCATACTGCCTGACTACTGTAGTGATGTGAATGGATGCTCCTTGTGCGACACTTACTTG GATATTCCTCAATTTGTAGATAGGATGCTAAAAAATGCTGATCATTTGGGCAAAAATGATCGGCGTGGTAAGAAGGGTAATAATTGGGAAAACACGCATCAGTTCTACATTGGGGAGTGGGACATGAGGTATGAAAGGTTCCAGGCAACCGAAGACGCCGCGACGATGTCCATGAACATTCCTATGAGTCCGGGGTATATGGCGTGGTATAACAAGATTACAGTGACGTACCTGACTCAACCTGGGGTACGGTCAACTGCTGGGATGAATGAGTCGGCTTCTTCGACGAGATTACTT gTTGAGGGTTTTCAACAGGTTTGGCATTTAACTACTGAAGAAGAAATGGACCCAAGAATGCGGCAGATTTGA
- the LOC121757012 gene encoding ADP,ATP carrier protein 1, mitochondrial-like, protein MTMDQPHYPSTVQKVAGQLFKSTPTQRFGAFEGCQPRPSLYQSQYKYGNYTNAALTYPSQMNYDLSVVKSAVSPVFAQAPAEKGFAGFAIDFLMGGVSAAVSKTAAAPIERVKLLIQNQDEMLKTGRLSKPYGGIGECFSRTIKEEGFGSLWRGNTANVIRYFPTQALNFAFKDYFKRLFNFKKDRDGYWKWFAGNLASGGAAGASSLLFVYSLDYARTRLANDAKAAKKGGERQFNGLIDVYRKTLASDGIAGLYRGFNISCVGIIVYRGLYFGMYDSLKPVLLTGTLQDSFFASFALGWLITNGAGLASYPIDTVRRRMMMTSGEAVKYKSSLDAFSQILKNEGAKSLFKGAGANILRAIAGAGVLAGYDKLQLLVLGKKYGSGGA, encoded by the exons ATGACTATGGATCAGCCACACTACCCTTCCACTGTTCAGAAGGTGGCTGGGCAGCTTTTCAAATCCACCCCTACTCAGCGTTTCGGGGCATTTGAAGGTTGTCAGCCTCGGCCATCTTTATATCAATCACAATATAAATATGGGAACTACACAAATGCTGCATTGACATATCCTTCTCAAATGAATTACGACCTTTCTGTGGTCAAGTCTGCTGTCTCCCCGGTTTTTGCTCAAGCCCCTGCAGAGAAAGGATTTGCGGGCTTCGCTATTGATTTTCTCATGGGTGGAGTCTCTGCTGCGGTGTCTAAAACAGCTGCTGCTCCTATTGAGCGTGTGAAACTTTTGATACAAAACCAGGATGAGATGCTTAAGACTGGTAGATTGTCTAAACCATATGGAGGCATCGGTGAATGTTTCTCGAGAACAATCAAAGAAGAAGGATTTGGTTCTTTGTGGAGAGGGAACACTGCTAATGTGATCCGTTACTTCCCAACACAG GCCTTGAATTTTGCATTCAAGGATTACTTCAAGAGGCTTTTCAACTTTAAGAAAGATAGAGATGGTTACTGGAAATGGTTTGCTGGGAACCTGGCTTCAGGTGGTGCAGCTGGTGCTTCTTCTCTCCTCTTTGTTTACTCTCTGGACTATGCTCGTACTAGATTAGCAAATGACGCCAAGGCAGCAAAGAAGGGTGGAGAGAGGCAGTTCAATGGCTTGATTGATGTCTACAGGAAGACTTTGGCGTCTGATGGCATTGCCGGACTGTATCGTGGATTCAACATATCATGTGTCGGAATCATTGTTTACCGTGGTCTCTACTTTGGAATGTACGATTCTTTGAAGCCAGTTCTTCTCACTGGCACGCTACAG GATAGTTTCTTTGCTAGCTTTGCCCTGGGTTGGCTGATCACAAACGGTGCTGGTCTTGCATCGTACCCAATTGATACCGTTCGCAGACGTATGATGATGACATCTGGTGAAGCTGTAAAATACAAAAGCTCATTGGATGCTTTCTCTCAGATCTTGAAGAACGAGGGTGCCAAATCTCTGTTCAAAGGTGCTGGAGCTAACATTCTGAGGGCCATTGCTGGTGCTGGTGTGCTCGCTGGCTACGATAAGCTGCAGTTACTCGTCCTCGGAAAGAAATACGGATCCGGTGGCGCTTAA
- the LOC121802749 gene encoding ADP,ATP carrier protein 1, mitochondrial-like has translation MEQPKPNCPGTAQKTATAQAPPEKGFSGFVVDFAMGGVSAAVSKSAAAPIERVKLMIQNQDELIKSGRLSRPYKGIGDCFKRTINEEGFASFWRGNGTNVLRYFPTQAFNFAFKDYFKSLFNFKKERDGYWKWFGGNLASGGAAGASSQVIVYSLDYARTRLSNDAKSVTKGGQRQFNGLFDVYRKTLASDGVPGLYRGFNISLLGIIVYRGLYFGMYDSLKPLVLTADLQDSFLASFGLGWVVTNGAGLAAYPIDTVRRRMMMTSGEAVKYKSSLDAFTQIVKNEGAKSLFKGGGANILRAVAGAGVLAGYDKLQLLVFGNNYGSASAAS, from the exons ATGGAGCAGCCAAAGCCAAACTGCCCGGGCACTGCCCAGAAAACCGCCACGGCGCAAGCACCGCCGGAGAAGGGATTTTCCGGTTTCGTGGTGGATTTCGCGATGGGCGGAGTGTCGGCAGCAGTGTCGAAGTCTGCCGCAGCGCCAATCGAGCGCGTGAAGCTCATGATACAAAACCAAGATGAACTTATCAAGAGTGGTAGGCTGTCTCGGCCGTACAAAGGGATCGGTGACTGTTTCAAGAGAACAATCAACGAGGAAGGATTTGCTTCCTTTTGGAGAGGAAACGGCACTAACGTGCTTCGTTACTTCCCCACTCAG GCTTTCAATTTCGCATTCAAGGATTACTTCAAGAGCCTTTTCAATTTCAAGAAAGAGAGAGACGGGTACTGGAAATGGTTTGGCGGGAACCTGGCCTCCGGTGGCGCAGCCGGCGCTTCATCTCAGGTGATTGTTTACTCTCTTGACTATGCTCGTACTCGCCTCTCCAACGATGCCAAATCCGTCACCAAAGGAGGCCAAAGGCAATTCAACGGATTGTTCGACGTCTACCGCAAGACCTTAGCATCTGACGGCGTCCCCGGGCTGTATCGAGGATTCAACATATCGCTCCTCGGCATCATCGTCTACCGCGGCCTCTATTTCGGAATGTACGATTCTTTGAAGCCCCTCGTGCTAACCGCAGATCTGCAG gattcaTTCTTGGCTAGCTTCGGGCTGGGTTGGGTTGTGACGAACGGCGCTGGGCTTGCGGCGTATCCAATCGACACTGTACGGAGAAGGATGATGATGACTTCGGGTGAAGCGGTAAAATATAAAAGCTCGTTGGATGCGTTTACTCAAATAGTGAAGAATGAGGGTGCCAAATCTTTGTTTAAGGGGGGCGGCGCCAACATTCTACGCGCCGTCGCCGGGGCTGGTGTGCTCGCGGGCTATGATAAGTTGCAGTTACTCGTTTTTGGGAACAACTATGGATCCGCATCCGCTGCTTCTTGA
- the LOC121756997 gene encoding WD repeat-containing protein 36-like isoform X2, protein MFIWAFKGITENNSPFGHISLGNKFTPSCIMHPDTYLNKVIVGSQEGSLQLWNISTKKKLYEFKSWSSAISCCVSSPALDVVAVGCSDGKIHVHNIRYDEEVVTFSQSTRGSVTALSFSTDGQPLLASGGSSGVISIWNLEKRRLHSVIGEAHDCSIVSLHFLANEPVLMSSSADNSIKMWIFDTSDGDARLLRFRSGHSAPPKCIRFYSNGRHILSAGQDRAFRLFSVIQDQQSRELSQRHVSKRAKKLKLKETEIKLKPVIAFDVAEIRERDWCNVVTCHMDTAQAFVWRLQNFVIGEHILSPCPQNPTPVKACAISACGNFAVVGTAAGWIERFNLQSGISRGSYVDMSEGRSCAHNGEVVGVSCDSTNTVMISAGLNGDVKVWNFKGRELKSRWEIGCPVVKIVYHRYNGLLATVADDLVIRLFDVVALRMVRKFEGHTDRITDACFSEDGKWLMTSSMDGTLRIWDVILARQIDAIHVDVSVTALSLSPNMDVLATTHVDQNGVYLWVNQAMFSAPSKSGAHGSGKDIVNVNLPSISTGNSLDSNSEEADKSSPQEVPDVPLSTPGHEQIPDLVTLSMLPKSQWQSLINLDIIKARNKPIEPPKKPEKAPFFLPSIPSLSGEIVFKTRESAEGDKDSQAGETKSRKIKADSPVSEFLQFLQHSTEEKDFAAFTEYIKGLSSSTLDMELRMLQIVDEDDSDQESSNRPEIHFIGLLLDYFTQEISCRNNFEFIQAMIRLFLKIHGESVRCQPILQEKAEKLLHIQTAVWQKIDKLFQSTRCMVTFLSNSQF, encoded by the exons ATGTTCATCTGGGCATTTAAAGGCATAACTGAGAATAATTCTCCGTTTGGTCATATTTCACTCGGAAACAAGTTCACACCAAGCTGCATTATGCATCCAGATACTTATCTGAACAAG GTAATTGTTGGAAGTCAGGAAGGTTCTCTGCAACTATGGAATATTAGCACAAAGAAAAAACTTTATGAATTCAAAAGCTGGAGTTCAGCCATATCCTGTTGTGTTTCATCTCCTGCCCTAGATGTTGTTGCTGTTGGCTGTTCTGATGGAAAGATTCACGTCCACAATATACGATATGATGAAGAAGTGGTTACTTTCTCTCAATCTACTAGAGGTTCAGTGACTGCTCTATCTTTCAGCACTGATGGACAGCCACTTCTAGCATCTGGTGGTTCATCTGGTGTCATAAGCATATGGAATCTTGAAAAGAGGAGGCTCCATTCTGTTATTGGAGAGGCCCATGATTGCTCAATAGTTTCTCTTCACTTTCTTGCAAACGAGCCTGTGTTGATGAGTTCATCAGCTGACAACTCTATAAAAATGTGGATTTTTGACACTAGTGATGGGGACGCCCGTCTTCTACGATTTAGAAGTGGGCATAGTGCACCCCCAAAGTGTATCAGATTCTATTCTAATGGACGACACATCCTCTCAGCAGGACAGGATCGTGCCTTTCGGCTGTTCTCTGTCATCCAGGATCAACAGAGCAGAGAACTTTCTCAACGCCATGTATCAAAAAGAGCAAAAAAGCTCAAGCTGAAGGAAACTGAAATAAAACTCAAGCCTGTTATCGCATTTGATGTTGCTGAAATCAGGGAACGTGATTGGTGCAATGTGGTCACATGTCATATGGATACTGCTCAAGCCTTTGTCTGGAGGCTTCAAAATTTCGTGATTGGTGAACACATCCTGTCACCATGCCCACAGAACCCAACACCAGTTAAGGCCTGTGCTATCAGTGCATGTGGCAATTTTGCAGTTGTAGGGACTGCAGCCGGTTGGATTGAGCGATTTAACCTGCAGTCAGGTATTAGTCGAGGCAGTTATGTTGATATGTCAGAAGGCAGGTCCTGTGCCCACAATGGTGAAGTGGTTGGCGTGTCTTGTGATTCAACCAATACAGTCATGATAAGTGCTGGTTTGAATGGTGATGTAAAAGTTTGGAATTTTAAAGGACGTGAATTGAAGTCCAGATGGGAAATAGGTTGCCCAGTTGTCAAGATTGTCTATCACCGTTACAATGGTCTTCTGGCTACAGTGGCAGATGACTTAGTTATCCGCTTATTTGATGTTGTTGCACTGAGGATGGTTCGTAAGTTTGAAGGTCACACGGATCGTATAACTGATGCATGCTTTAGTGAGGATGGGAAATGGCTAATGACCTCCAGCATGGATGGGACTCTAAGGATTTGGGATGTAATCCTAGCTAGACAAATAGATGCTATACATGTTGATGTGTCTGTGACAGCGCTGTCTCTTTCCCCAAATATGGATGTCTTAGCTACGACTCATGTTGATCAGAATGGTGTTTACTTGTGGGTGAATCAGGCAATGTTTTCTGCCCCTAGTAAATCTGGTGCCCATGGGAGTGGCAAAGATATTGTGAACGTCAATCTACCATCCATCTCAACTGGGAATTCCTTGGATTCCAACTCTGAGGAAGCTGACAAGTCAAGCCCTCAGGAAGTGCCAGATGTTCCTCTCTCCACACCTGGACATGAACAAATACCCGATCTTGTCACCCTCTCAATGTTGCCTAAGAGTCAGTGGCAAAGCTTGATCAATCTAGATATCATAAAAGCTAGGAACAAACCAATTGAGCCACCAAAAAAGCCAGAAAAGGCCCCTTTTTTCTTGCCATCAATTCCATCCCTGTCTGGAGAGATTGTGTTCAAAACTAGAGAATCTGCTGAAGGTGATAAGGATTCTCAAGCTGGTGAAACAAAAAGCAGAAAGATCAAAGCTGACAGTCCGGTATCTGAGTTCTTACAATTCCTTCAACACTCTACAGAGGAAAAAGATT TCGCAGCATTTACAGAATATATCAAAGGTTTATCATCTTCGACTTTGGACATGGAACTTAGGATGCTTCAGATTGTAGACGAGGATGACAGTGACCAAGAGTCCAGCAACAGACCAGAAATTCATTTCATTGGACTTCTGCTAGATTATTTTACACAAGAAATTTCATGCAGAAACAATTTCGAGTTTATACAGGCTATGATCCGGTTATTCTTAAAG ATCCACGGTGAAAGCGTACGCTGCCAGCCTATTTTACAGGAAAAGGCAGAGAAGCTTCTTCACATTCAAACCGCAGTATGGCAGAAGATAGATAAGTTGTTTCAGAGCACGAGGTGTATGGTTACATTCCTCAGCAACTCACAATTTTGA